In Brachionichthys hirsutus isolate HB-005 chromosome 5, CSIRO-AGI_Bhir_v1, whole genome shotgun sequence, a single genomic region encodes these proteins:
- the tbc1d15 gene encoding TBC1 domain family member 15, protein MAADPLVKVIFEHEGVFIHPSSDDDGDGIGQDLLISGSLRIVDKDSEMIVEYRPLEDAVDPSNMLCAGKDSSSVMEWDQCSGGRPQHLSEIQQSYETEWDMINAVSFKKKACANGEGLSGSLNHKYERSRWALTFSISDLRSITVKREGWTFLVFRLKESPCALPALHFHQGGSKQFLDSLGRFALLNEAPDDETCFFVSTPSKALSQSFENLLDDNSFGLAHKLRKDPYVATLGGFSKVTNYIYDAFRGTEEQHLRPPEEVADLLAEVIPGLEINQQEEPGFEVITKIDLGPRPQVTRSEPLSAGDWTKHQDAEGRMTNIPNLKQAIFKGGLCHAVRKEAWKFLLGYFPWDGTLEERKALHRAKTDEYFRMKLQWKSISEEQERRNSRLRDYRSLIEKDVNRTDRTNRFYEGIDNPGLVLLHDILMTYCMYDFDLGYVQGMSDLLSPILYVMENEVDAFWCFVSFMDQMHQNFEEQMQGMKTQLVQLSTLLRQLDSVFWNYLECQDSGYLYFCFRWLLIRFKRELSFQDVLRLWEVMWTDLPCQNLHLLICCAILDSEKQKIMEENYGFNEILKHINELSMKLDLEEILQTAEGICEQMKGCKELPHSIGVILGLDPELCGSERRDSASPPADRTTQQPDACSNGHLRESASQNGCKVAFIS, encoded by the exons ATGGCGGCGGATCCGCTTGTCAAG GTTATATTCGAACATGAAGGAGTCTTCATTCATCCAAGCagcgatgatgatggtgatggcaTTGGGCAGGATTTGCTCATTTCAGGGTCACTGCGGATTGTTGACAAG GATTCTGAAATGATTGTGGAGTACAGACCTCTGGAGGATGCAGTTGATCCATCAAACATGCTCTGCGCTGGAAAG GATTCCAGTTCGGTCATGGAGTGGGATCAGTGTTCGGGTGGAAGGCCACAGCATCTGTCAGAGATCCAGCAGAGCTACGAGACGGAGTGGGACATGATCAATGCCGTGTCCTTCAAGAAGAAAGCCTGTGCTAACGGAGAGG gtcTGTCGGGGTCTCTGAACCACAAGTATGAGAGGAGCAGGTGGGCGTTAACCTTCAGCATCAGTGACCTCAGGTCCATCACGGTGAAGCGGGAGGGTTGGACCTTCCTGgtcttcagactgaaggagTCGCCGTGCGCTTTGCCTGCGCTGCACTTCCACCAGGGTGGCAGCAAACAGTTCCTGGACAGCCTGGGGAGATTTGCGCTGCTGAACGA GGCTCCAGATGAtgagacatgtttttttgtcagcacgCCAAGTAAAGCTCTGTCTCAGTCCTTCGAGAACCTTCTTGATGACAACAGCTTCGGCCTTGCGCAT aagttgagaaaagaccCGTACGTCGCCACCCTGGGTGGCTTTTCCAAAGTTACCAACTACATATATGATGCTTTCCGGGGGACGGAGGAACAGCACCTGCGCCCCCCAGAGGAAGTGGCCGACTTACTGGCTGAAGTCATCCCAGGACTGGAGATCAACCAGCAGGAGGAGCCTGGCTTTGAGGTCATCACCAAG attgATCTGGGCCCGAGGCCTCAGGTAACGAGAAGCGAGCCGCTGTCTGCGGGAGACTGGACCAAACATCAGGATGCAGAGGGGAGGATGACCAACATCCCAAACCTCAAACAAGCCATCTTTAAAGGG GGACTCTGTCACGCTGTGAGGAAGGAAGCCTGGAAGTTTCTGCTGGGGTATTTTCCTTGGGATGGCacgctggaggagaggaaagccCTGCACAGAGCCAAAAC CGATGAATACTTCAGGATGAAGCTGCAGTGGAAGTCGATCAGTGAGGAACAAGAGAGGAGGAACTCCAGACTGAGAGACTACAGGAGTCTGATCG AGAAAGACGTCAACCGAACCGACAGAACCAACAGGTTCTACGAAGGCATCGACAACCCGGGTCTGGTCCTCCTGCATGACATCCTGATGACCTACTGCATGTATGACTTCGACCTGG GTTATGTCCAGGGCATGAGCGACCTGCTGTCGCCCATCCTCTACGTGATGGAGAACGAGGTGGATGCATTTTGGTGTTTTGTCTCCTTCATGGATCAGATG CACCAGAACTTTGAGGAGCAGATGCAGGGGATGAAGACTCAGCTGGTCCAGCTCAGTACTCTACTCAGACAGCTGGACTCTGTCTTCTGGAACTACCTCG AGTGTCAGGACTCAGGTTATCTCTACTTCTGTTTCCGCTGGCTGCTGATCCGATTCAAGAGGGAGCTCAGCTTCCAGGACGTCCTGCGCCTCTGGGAG GTGATGTGGACGGATCTCCCCTGTCAGAACCTCCACCTACTGATCTGTTGCGCCATCCTGGActctgagaaacagaaaattatGGAGGAGAACTACGGCTTTAATGAAATCCTGAAG CACATCAACGAGCTGTCGATGAAGCTGGACTTGGAAGAAATCCTTCAGACAGCAGAAGGGATCTGTGAGCAGATGAAGGGCTGTAAG GAGCTGCCTCACTCCATCGGCGTTATCTTAGGCTTGGACCCGGAGCTCTGTGGTTCTGAGCGTAGAGActctgcgtctcctcctgctgacCGAACCACCCAGCAACCGGACGCCTGCTCCAACGGACACTTGAGAGAAAGCGCCTCTCAGAATGGCTGCAAAGTGGCTTTTATCTCATAG
- the LOC137893533 gene encoding zinc finger protein 345-like, translating to MNTSEKPFVCQTCGKDFRKNGDLEVHERIHTGEKPYVCQVCSKDFRQSGQLTVHMRIHSGEKPYVCQTCGKDFTRNDHLTAHMRIHTGEKPYACKTCRKSFSVKSILIKHMRIHTGEKPYVCKTCGKEFTRKDHLTAHVQNHTGEKPHVCKTCRKSFSVKSFLTKHMRIHTGEKPYICKTCGKEFTRNDNLTVHMRIHTDEKPYICKTCGKDFRQMGELTAHTRRAHAGVKPYLCKICTKRFYLKSELTRHSRSHADE from the exons ATGAACACGAGTGAGAAGCCATTCGTTTGTCAAACGTGTGGGAAAGATTTCAGAAAAAATGGTGACTTAGAAGTCCATGAAAGAATCCACAccggtgagaagccctatgtgTGTCAAGTGTGTAGCAAAGATTTCAGACAGAGCGGTCAGTTAACCGTCCACATGAGGATCCACTCGG GCGAGAAGCCATATGTTTGTCAAACCTGCGGGAAAGATTTCACACGTAACGATCACTTGACAgctcacatgagaatccacacaggtgagaagccatATGCTTGTAAAACGTGTAGGAAAAGCTTCTCGGTAAAATCCATTTTGATCaagcacatgagaatccacacgggTGAGAAGCCGTACGTTTGCAAAACGTGTGGGAAAGAATTCACGCGTAAAGACCATTTGACAGCTCACGTGCAAAACCACACGGGTGAGAAGCCGCACGTTTGTAAAACATGTAGGAAAAGCTTCTCCGTAAAATCTTTCTTGACgaagcacatgagaatccacaccgGTGAGAAGCCATACATTTGCAAAACGTGCGGAAAAGAGTTCACGCGCAATGATAATTTGacggtccacatgagaatccacacagatgagaagccgtACATTTGTAAGACGTGTGGGAAAGACTTCCGACAGATGGGCGAACTGACGGCGCACACAAGAAGAGCCCACGCTGGCGTGAAGCCCTACCTTTGTAAGATATGTACGAAAAGATTCTATTTAAAGTCTGAGCTGACGAGGCACAGCAGATCACACGCAGACGAGTAA